The nucleotide sequence TCGTCGTCACCGGAATTTACCTGGCAGTGTACTTTCATCCATCGGCCCAGATGGTCAGGTATGAAGGCAGTTACGCACCTCTGCGCGGCCACCTGGTGTCGGAAGCGTTCAACTCGTCGATGCGGATATCCTTCGAACTCCGCGGCGGGTTGCTGATCAGACAGGCCCATCACTGGGCGGCGCTGATCTTCGTCGGTTCCATACTCGTCCACCTGATGCGTGTTTTCTTCACGGGCGCGTTCCGCAAGCCCCGCAGGCTCAGTTGGCTGATCGGATTCCTGCTGCTCATCCTCGCCATGTTCGAAGGGCTCACCGGCTACGACCTTCCCGACGACCTGCTCTCGGGGACCGGTCTCGCGGTGGTGAACGGCACGATTCTGTCGATCCCCTTCGTCGGGTCGTACCTGTCGTTGTTCCTCTTCGGAGGCGAGTTCCCCGGACACGAACTGATCGCCCACTTCCACCTTCTTCACGTGTGGATCATTCCCGCCCTGATGGTGTTCCTGATCGCCGTGTACATCTGGCTGGCGATACGCAACAAGCACACGCAGTATCCCGGTTCGGGGCGCACCGAGAAGAACGTCGTCGGTCTCCCGTTCACCGTTCACGCGGTGAAGTCGGCGGGGTTCTTCCTCCTCGTCGCTGGAGCCGTCTTCGCCATCGCCGGTGCCGTACAGATCAATCCGATCTGGCGGTACGGCCCCTTCCGGCCCGACCAGGTCTCGGCGGGGTCCCAGCCGGACTGGTACATGGGCGTCGCCGACGGGCTGCTGCGGGTCATGCCCGGCTGGGAGGTCAGTTTCCTTGGCCGCACCCTGGCACTGGACAATCTGATTCCGCTCGGCGTCGCCGGCGGGCTGTTCCTGGCCATGGCCGTGTACCCGTTCATCGAGTCCTGGCTGACCAGTGACGACCGTGAGCAGCACATTCTTGACCGGCCGCGCAATCGTCCCGTGCGTACGGCCCTCGGTGTCGCATGGATCAGTTTCTATCTGGTGGCCCTGATCGCCGCCGCGAACGACATCATCG is from Streptomyces sp. NBC_00370 and encodes:
- the qcrB gene encoding cytochrome bc1 complex cytochrome b subunit translates to MKDGRPLNDERQNNAGKKVAVRAGGHLRSYGRLKGNARKAFPDHWSFLLGEICLYSFVVLVVTGIYLAVYFHPSAQMVRYEGSYAPLRGHLVSEAFNSSMRISFELRGGLLIRQAHHWAALIFVGSILVHLMRVFFTGAFRKPRRLSWLIGFLLLILAMFEGLTGYDLPDDLLSGTGLAVVNGTILSIPFVGSYLSLFLFGGEFPGHELIAHFHLLHVWIIPALMVFLIAVYIWLAIRNKHTQYPGSGRTEKNVVGLPFTVHAVKSAGFFLLVAGAVFAIAGAVQINPIWRYGPFRPDQVSAGSQPDWYMGVADGLLRVMPGWEVSFLGRTLALDNLIPLGVAGGLFLAMAVYPFIESWLTSDDREQHILDRPRNRPVRTALGVAWISFYLVALIAAANDIIAVRLHVSVESVTWAVRFGLFLVPLTAFSVTKRVALGLQRRDRDKVLHGRETGIIKRLPDGEFVEIHEPLGPDELHLLTQHTQYRPIDPASAKEGVKDGVGHALARRLRADLSRRLYGEGTQVPKPSEQEYKEITGKHRP